The Theobroma cacao cultivar B97-61/B2 chromosome 1, Criollo_cocoa_genome_V2, whole genome shotgun sequence genome contains the following window.
CTATGTCTCCAAAATGCCAGActgaaatttttgtttttattgatgatttctACAAAGCCATTTTGTTTCTTCCACTAGCCAGTAAAATGAAGTAAAGACTACTCCAAAGAGAAGAATGTATCTAACAACCAATTTGTTGTGGTGGATAATTTCTTAGGGTTATCGCCAGCAAATTATGACCCTCATTTTCTGCAGATTGTATTGTATCCAATCAGTTAGTCTTTAGCTATTTGTGAATCTTATTTAATCCCTCTCGCTGAAACTTCCATGTCCTTTAGTTTACATTCACGCGTAAAAAGTTGCAACTACACCGACAAGCATCATCATTTACATTGCTAGTCAAATGTTGTGCTAGATGATATATTGAGAAATATTGAAGCAATCGATCCGAGTAAAATTTGTCAATCTTGCTAGGCTTTGTCGTTTTTTAAATGTTCAAAAGCATCAAAGCTTCGAAGCATATGATAAGTGTTTATTGCCTTCCATTGCAAGAAAACTTGAAAGAAATTAAGGATTGCATTGACGTAAAACAAAAACGTGTATAATTAATGCAAATGGCGATTTGTATGATTCAGATATATATTCAAATGCTTCATCATTGGTGAATGAAAGGTGGAAAAACAAGAGGAATTAATTGAAGATTTGTTCATAAGGATCATGGAAAATTAGATATTGACAGGACGACGCGAAGGCAACAAGATCTTTGAGTCTTTTAATCATGGATCCTTATCACCGCTGCTTGATAAAAGGAATCAAACGAAATTCTCATTCACTTTGataagaaaaagggagagacAGGTTGACTACTGATTATTCACCTCATAAAGCCATAAAAACAACTTGTCTTCCACCAAGTGAAGCAAGGTACGATGTGTCCCACCTAATAATGAACAGCTAAATGACAAGTTTCGAATACATCTCAATAATTGCTGTCTCTCTAATGGAGTAAGAATTAAACCTCCGACTTGTTTTTCATCTTTCTTGTTGTCAAACTCAGACAGATGCCTCAACATTAACTCCAGGCTTTATTATAAGCGGGGAAACTCATCTTTCTTGATGTCTTATATTTCACATGGCACGTTTGAACCTCCCAATGTATAGCAGAGCAGTCTCAAGGTTTGATCCCCATGCAATATTCTGACTTTTTATGATGAGAAAATACAAATAAGGTtgtgaaggaaaagaaaagaggagaTTTATACTAAATCTACATTGATCTGCATGGCTTTCAGTTGCAAAATTTTCTGTCAGGCATATATAGTCCTGAGAGTCATATTCAAGTTAAGTATATCCGGAAGTCTATATACAGATTATATTCAAAGAACAGAAAAGCTGAAAAGCATAAAAGTTGCACTAGAAAGTAGAAGTATTCAGCACCTGAGGTGAAATGAAATCCCACCTTACAGTTCAATGTAAGTTGTTTATGTGCAATGTCTGTCAACTCTATGGCATATGGAAGTTATTTGTAGCAGGCAAGCAGCGGAGCTTCCAAAGAAATTATTATAGCTGAGAAAAAACCCCATTGAGATGCTTTCTCGGTAACACAGTAATACTTTTTGTGGGGTTCGGACATGAACAGCGGTTTACTGTCTACTCACGAGTTCGACAGGCCGAAGTATCTAAATACCAATGGCCCAAAGCCTCACAAACATCATTGAGCAGGGCCAGTGAGGTCGTTTTGGGCTTAATTTCTTTTGAGGAGTCTTCGAGGATTGCTTAGCTGCTTTCCTCTGTCTACTGTCGGTACAATTAGCAACCTATTTCTCCACCCTCCGGCAGCAGGAAAAGAGTTGAAAGTCCAAGAACTCCCTGGAATGTAGTTCCCTGTATGCTTATCTTGTTCTTATGCTTCCTTGtgctattatattcatactcAAGAGTTAAGACTACATACCGGAatgttctctttctttcttaattatttattaggATGCTAATTTTGTTTGAACATTTTGTTTGAACCTGCACCAAAGTGGCGGAGTGACGTGGCCCAGGATTCCCCAGGTAGTTAAACAATCTATGAAAGCTTCTACCAAAGGCAGAGCCCCACAAAGCATCCAAACAAGAAGCATGGCCCAATGCACCCACTAGACAAATTAACTGATATCAACAAATATTTATAGGATTTGATTatgttaaataatttaaagattaataGAAAACAAACAAGACTTGTCTGCCTGACGATGCACCAATTCGTCTTATATGTCAACATTATTGGACCCAAGgctttgtttgtttgtttgtttgttttgtaggAAATTGTGAAGGAGGAATATTCTCATCATGTTGAACGTGTACATGTAAAATGAGGCTCAGTAAATTAAGGGTtgtaatatgtttttaatggTGTGGATGAACACCAAGTCAGTtcgattttaaaaattaaattaatcaaattctaaaaaaattaaaacgcATCAAATTATAtctataaaattgaaaatagtCGAAATTGATCCGTCCAATCGATTTTAATtagtaataatattaataatatttatatttataaaaaatttgctCAATATTTCACTAATAAAGTCTAAATACCTTTAGTTtaactcaaaaataaaaatttattcacTAGATGGCTTTCAGTGACCAACGTCAGTCATGGTTAGATAATTCAGACGTCATGTGTTTCGAAACCTAAACTGAAATCTATTTGGGCTAGGTTTAGTATCTAAGACCCAAACTTCTATATAGATTAGATTGGATGACTCCTGTTCACTTTCAGCACCCATAGGTTTCATGGAGTTTTATGAGTTTGAAAGGTGGGATGAGATTATGGGCTTTGTAGGCCCAAAGAGCAGGGAAAGGTTGAACAAAACGATTCTAGGCGGAGGCGGAACTAAACCCATTAAAAGAGTTAGCATTTGAAATAGGATAGCTGACATATGAATGGTTGGGATATTGTTGCcaagttttttaatttatcaactttattataaaatattttttattaaaaataagaatgTTAACTACATTTAACCACAGCAGAAATTCAAATATAACCAAATTTTGTCCtcaaatgttttattttctatctTTACTGCCAACAAACAAAGCATCcacaaaatattaaaagccTTTTATCATCCTAAAACAATTACATGCTGCCAACCTCAGCTATATGATCATGTAACTTTATCATCCAATTCAATATTCTCCGAATCAACCAGAAGGTATTAATTAAATCCTAATCATGGTCAAACTCACTACTTATATCCAGCAACCGGTCTTATGATCCTCACTTAACAATCTCacagagagaaaaaaaaaaaaaaaaagaagaacattCAAGCTGACTGCCAAAAGCACCCTTTCATCATCCCATGTCTCGCCAACATAGATCCCTCTTCTTCCTCTTACAACTTCTCACTTTACTCATTTCAATCTCTTCATCAAACCCAAACCCGCAATTCCCATGCGAACCACCCTACTTTAACTCCTACCCAGTCTGCAACACTTCCCTGTCCATCACAGACAGAGCTCAATCTCTCATTTCTCTTCTGACTCTCCGAGAAAAGATCCAACAATTGTCCAACAATGCCTCGGGAATTCCTAGACTTGGAATTCCTCCTTATGAATGGTGGTCAGAGTCTCTTCATGGGGTCGCCAGTAATGGCCCTGGAGTTTCCTTTAATGGCATTGTTAAAGCAGCAACAAGTTTCCCTCAGGTTCTTGTCATGGCTGCTTCTTTTAATAGGACTCTTTGGTTCAAGATTGGCTTGGCTGTTGGTGTTGAGGCTAAAGCCATGTATAACGTTGGACAAGCTGGTTTGACTTTCTGGGCACCtaatatcaatattttcaGGGACCCCAGATGGGGAAGAGGCCAGGAGACTCCTGGTGAAGATCCCATGGTCGTTTCAGCTTATGCTATTGAGTTTGTAAAGGGTTTCCAGGGTGGGTCCTGGGGAGGTAGTGGAACATTCAGAGATAGGTTTAGAGGAAAGAGGGCACTTAGAGGAGATaatcatgatgatgatgagagAGGTGATGGACTTATGAATTCTGCTTGTTGCAAGCATTTCATTGCTTATGACTTGGAGAAGTGGGAGAACTTCAGCAGATATAGCTTCAATGCTGTGGTAAAGTCTTCCTTTTTACTGTGTACTTGAGGAGTAATTTTATTTGggtttattttgttttaggaTTAGCTTAAGTTGTCTTTTTTGACCTGTTTCTGAGCATCATTTGACGGTTACAGTGTCTCTTCTTCAGTGTGTATTAGGCTGTTAGCccatttcaatcaaatttaGGTGAATTTATCTATAAGCATAAGTCTCAATGCGATATTTGGTTTTGATAAGACAATTGCAAACTGTGTCAGTCAATTTCAATTAGGTTtggcttttttttcttcaatttaagaATGTTTAATATTTCTAAACCAATATTTAGTTGTGATAAGcctttttttgaattaaattagcCAGTTTGAATTAGTTTGGTAATAGTACTTGTTTTTCCGAATTGAAAGGTTACAAAGCAAGATATGGAGGATACATATGAGCCACCATTTCGTAGTTGTATCCAACAGGGTAAAGCAAGCTGCTTGATGTGTTCCTACAATGCTATTAATGGGGTGCCAGCTTGCGCACGAGGAGATCTTTTGCAAAAAGCTCGAAATGAATGGGGCTTCAAAGGGTAAATGTTTTAGGAGTTGCTTATACAATGATAAatgcaaaatttgaaaattcaaccTTGATTGGTTAATAGACTTATCTGTGATACTTCTGTGGCATAAGTCAGATACATCACCTCAGATTGTGATGCTGTGGCAACAGTACAAGAAGACCAGAATTACACAAGAATACCTGAGGATGCTGTTGCTGATGTTCTTAAAGCAGGTTTTTAAGTTTTCCTAGTtatatctttttcaattgaattGGTTAACGACTTTTAGCAAGAACTGCACCTTGGTAAGGATTAACGTTAAGTTGGTTGTCTGTAGGAATGGATATTAACTGTGGATCATATCTGGTTCGACATACTCAGACCACAATTGAACAAGGAAAGTTGCAAGAAATGGACATTGATAGAGCTCTTCTAAATCTTTTCTCAGTTCAACTCCGTCTTGGGCTGTTTGATGGAGACCCCAGAAAGGGGCAGTTTGGAAAGTTGGGACAACAAGAAATTTGTACCTCACAGCACAAGATGCTAGCACTTGAAGCAGCAAGGCAGGGGATCGTGCTTCtgaagaacaagaaaaggTTCCTGCCTTTGAACAGAAATGCTGTTTCTTCCTTGGCCATTATTGGTCCAATGGCTAACAACATAAGCAATATGGGTGGTGGCTACTCAGGTATGACTTATGCTATAATGTTTAACTCTTGAAGGTCCATATCAGCTTCatgctcttttctttcttttttttttaaatgttcaATGGAATTATGTGATTAGtgcattataataaatttcattCGGCACTATATAAAGCATTGATAAAtgtcctttttatttttgtaactCATACAGTTAATCAAACAATATGGCAAGCTACCCAAGAGTTAGCATGTCTGTCTCATAATATTTCCGTCAAGTCATGTTGAATGTGGATCAAACAGACTGCTGACTGAAGTTTTGCTAACCTCACTTTGTTATTGGGTTTCTTCATTTGGTAGACCTTTACGcaatatttaatttgtataCTATGGTTATTTGAGATTCTTTGTATGGCAGGTGTTCCTTGTGATCCAAAGAGCCTTTTTGAGGGACTGCAAGGCTATGTAAAGCAGGCATCTTATGCATCTGGTTGCTCTGATGTGCCTTGTGATTCTGATGCTGGGTTCAATGAAGCAATTCTTACTGCCAAGAAAGCTGATTTTGTGATTGTAATTGCTGGGCTGGATTTGTCCCAAGAAACTGAAGATCATGACCGAGTTAGTCTCCTCTTGCCTGGTAAACAGATGGCCCTGGTATCTTCTATTGCCGCAGCAAGTGAAAAACCGATAATTCTTGTTCTTACTGGTGGTGGACCCCTTGATGTTTCATTTGCTGAAGGAGACCTGAAGATTGCAAGTATTCTTTGGGTTGGATATCCTGGGGAAGCTGGTGGAAAGGCACTTGCAGAGGTCATC
Protein-coding sequences here:
- the LOC18611399 gene encoding probable beta-D-xylosidase 6, with the translated sequence MSRQHRSLFFLLQLLTLLISISSSNPNPQFPCEPPYFNSYPVCNTSLSITDRAQSLISLLTLREKIQQLSNNASGIPRLGIPPYEWWSESLHGVASNGPGVSFNGIVKAATSFPQVLVMAASFNRTLWFKIGLAVGVEAKAMYNVGQAGLTFWAPNINIFRDPRWGRGQETPGEDPMVVSAYAIEFVKGFQGGSWGGSGTFRDRFRGKRALRGDNHDDDERGDGLMNSACCKHFIAYDLEKWENFSRYSFNAVVTKQDMEDTYEPPFRSCIQQGKASCLMCSYNAINGVPACARGDLLQKARNEWGFKGYITSDCDAVATVQEDQNYTRIPEDAVADVLKAGMDINCGSYLVRHTQTTIEQGKLQEMDIDRALLNLFSVQLRLGLFDGDPRKGQFGKLGQQEICTSQHKMLALEAARQGIVLLKNKKRFLPLNRNAVSSLAIIGPMANNISNMGGGYSGVPCDPKSLFEGLQGYVKQASYASGCSDVPCDSDAGFNEAILTAKKADFVIVIAGLDLSQETEDHDRVSLLLPGKQMALVSSIAAASEKPIILVLTGGGPLDVSFAEGDLKIASILWVGYPGEAGGKALAEVIFGDYNPGGRLPMTWYPESFTRIPMNDMDMRADPFRGYPGRTYRFYTGKRVYGFGQGLSYTDFTYKFLFAPRKLSLSRSFTGTSSKNILHQRQVLDSVHIDEVTSCDSLRFYVHISVTNVGDMDGSHVVMLFSRAPKIFQGTPEKQLIAFDRIHTSSYRSTKTSILVDPCNHLSIANEHGERILPLGDHVLTLGDLEHSLSVETY